DNA sequence from the bacterium genome:
TTCCTTAGTTGATCAAATCCGAAGGTCATCCCGTTCGGTATGTGCAAATATTGCAGAGGAATGGAGGAAAAGGCGATATAAATCCGCATTTATTGCCAAATTAAGTGATGCAGAAAGTGA
Encoded proteins:
- a CDS encoding four helix bundle protein, coding for SLVDQIRRSSRSVCANIAEEWRKRRYKSAFIAKLSDAESEACKTQVWLEFANRCGYIDSIMTTKINSNYDQIIGQII